CGATCTCAAGTTCAGAAGAAGGACGGTCCAGATCTCGCGGTAACGATTCAAGACAGCATGGACGGTCCAGATCCGCAGGAGAGCAAGTTACCCCTGTTCCTCGTCAAGCTGCTGTCATTCTTGGGTTTTAACCCTCTGTAACGCTCTGGTGAAAAACTTGTAATATAAGCCCGTCGCACCGGCGAGGAGGGGAAGAAAAATAGATATCTCATTCGCATCTCTCTAGTCTAGACTTAGGGTTCGTCCTTACTTGTACCCAGACTCCTCCCCAATTCGGGGTATCTACCAGTAAAATCCCCTGATCCGAGACAATTTCGTCCAAATTCGTAGCTCTGGTTCGATTGATCATCACCAGGGCCTCACAAGGGTATCAGAGCGCCGGCTGAATTCCTCGGTGGCTACTCGACGGCGGCGAATCGGGCTGAGGAGAGCAGGAGGTTGGGATCTCTCGTAAAATCCCTCCCGTCCCTCCCAGTTCGCGGCGGCGGTGTGGGtggcggcgacgcggcggcggtGACATTCGGGTACAGATCTCCGAGTCCGATCCGGTTGCTGAGAAACATCTTCTCGGCGGTAAAATCCCGGGATCTGACGGGATCCGTGTACCAGGGAGTTGGATCAGTCTAGCGTGCAGCAGACAGGACCAATTCCAGTCGCAGAGCATACTCGGTTGACATGGCGGACACAAGAGCAAAAGTACAGATCACAGTTGATCGAGTGGAAAAGGAAGTTGCAGATCTCAGGACAGAGTTATCCGATCTGCAAGATCTGAAACAAGAAGTGAGGCAAATGAAAGCAGAGATGGTCACTATGCCGAAGGTGGAACAAAAGTTAGCAGAGATGAATGAGGGCATTCAACAGACACTTCAAAAGATTCTTCAAAATTTGTCCACCAACAAGTGCAGTGAAGCAGCAACTCCAGCACAATCAACCCCAGTAGGTACTCGCAATTCTGTTCCTGTTGTACAATCTCCCATAGTTATACCTGAAACGGCCAAGGCAGTGGGTCAGATACCTGCTAAAACAGAAATTCAGAGTCCAGGAGTTACTACTCAGGGAGTTAGTTCCCAAGCACCTTTGTTTACTGACAGTACAAAGTGTACTATTGAATCTGCACAGCAGACACAGTATAGAGTATCTATGGATAATCCGAGTTCTCCATTGCAGCAACACACCTTGGGTTTTACAGGAAACACAGGATATTTTGCTCCTGTAATTGCTCCACTATATCATCCTCCACAGACTTATAACCCAATTACAGGACAATTCTTCAGTTGCCCTGATCCTACTGCTGTACCAGTCTCATCAAACCCTCAAGCAGTATATCAAGCTGGGGCTCAACTACATGAAACTCAGAGAAACCAGTTTGCAACTCAATTGGGGGGACCTTCTTATTTTGCAGAGGCAACATTAAAAGGACCCAGACTTGAAATTCCTTTGTTCAGTGGAGAGGATCCAATTGGGTGGTTAATATCTTGTGAAAAATTCTTTGATATGACTGGAACACCATATGAACAATGGGTAAATTTGGCAACTGGTCATTTCCAAGGAAGAGCAGCAAATTGGCTTAAAAATATCTGTGTTCCATGGCAAATGGTAACTTGGCAACAATTCTGCAATATGGTGGCAGACAGATTTTCTGAAGCCACAGTACATGAAGCTGTGGAAATGTTGAAAAATATCCAGCAAACCAGTTCTGTAGCAAACTACATTGACAGTTTTGAAAATTGTGTGGCACTGGTTAAAAGAGACCATCCATTTCTACAAGAAAATTTTCTTCTCAGTTGTTTTATTGGAGGTCTGAGAGCTGATATAAAACATGAAGTGTGTGGACAGAGACCCAAAGGAATTATTGAAGCCTACTGGTttgccaaaaattatgagagagcaGCCAATGCAAGGAAAACTCTCCAATACAGTCAGTTTAGAACTAGAAGCCCTTCAACCAACACCTTCAGGAACACACTTCCACCTGTCCAAATCCCAGGGAACAATTCTGACAAGGCAAAACAAATAACCAACAGAGACACAAGGAACTGTTGGTATTGCAGGGAACCTTGGTCAAGACAACACAAATGTAAGATTGGTAATACTATACACATCTtacaagaagaagcagaagagcaactgcctCCAGAATTGGAAGAAGAGATATCACCTGAACAACTTTTTCATACTGCTCCTAATACTCCTGAACCTATACCTGGTGCAAAAGTCATGCAAATCTCATCTAATGTTGTGGAGGGAAGTACTGGACCTAGTACTTTTTCTGTGATAATTAACATTGCTGGCAGAAGAGCTGTGGCACTAGTAGACAGTGGATCTTCAGATACTTTCATGAGCAATCAGTTTGCTGTAGAGAGCAATTGTAATCAGAAAGCAGCTCCTCCCAGAAGTGTGGCAGTAGCTGGTGGAGGAAAACTGATTTCTGAAAGTTATGTGCCTGAAATGCAATACAAGATCCAAAATCACACTTTTCAATCAGGATTCAAAGTACTTCCTCCTGTCAGTTATGATATTATTCTGGGAGCAGATTGGATTTATCAGCATAGTCCCATTTACATGGATCTGATCAAAAGAATACTCATAGTAACAAAGCAAGGAAAATCCATAGTATTGAAGGATCATACTCATGTTGAAGATCATACCATGCTCTCAGCTGTACAATTGCAAAGGATGCTCCAAAAGGACATAATGGGTTTTGTTTTCCATATACAAGCAATCAGTCCTGAAGAAACAACAGTACCACCAGTACCAGAATTTGTTAAAGGGGTACTGCAGGAATATAAGGAGATATTCACTGAAAAGGAAGGTCTTCCTCCATCAAGAGAATGTGATCACAGGATTGAACTGAAGCCTGGAGTAGAACCTCCTAACTTAAGACCTTACAGAGTGCCACACTATCAAAAAGCAGCAATGGAGGAAATAATCATAGAACTGATTAAAAAGGGAGAGATTCAACCCAGTGTTAGTCCTTACTCTTCTCCTGCTATTATGATCAGAAAAAGGGATGGAAGCTGGAGATTATGCATTGACTTCAGAGAGCTTAACTTGTTAACAATTAAAAACAAGTTCCCAATGCCTGTCATAAAAGACTTACTAGATGAATTATATGGAGCAAAAATCTTCAGTAAGCTGGATCTGagatcagggtatcatcagatcagAATGGCCAAAGAAGATATTCCAAAAACAGCTTTCAAGACTCATATGGGACATTATGAATATATTGTTATGCCTTTTGGACTTTCATGCGCGCCAGCTACATTCGAAAATTTCATGAACATCCTGTTTGGGAAACACAAGGGATTCATCCTGGTGTTCTTCGATGATATTCTGGTTTTCAGTAAAACAATAGAAGAACACATTGAGCACTTGAAGATTACTTTTCAAATCCTAAAGGAAAAAAATCTTTCAGTCAAAATGTCAAAGTGTCAGTTTGCTACACCCAAAATTGCCTATCTGGGCCATATCATCTCTGCAGAGGGAGTAGCTACAGACCCTACAAAAATCACAGCTATTCTCCACTGGCCAACTCCTACTACAGTAACAAAGCTAAGAGGATTTCTGGGTTTGACTGGGTACTATAGGAGATTTGTGAAAGATTATGGAAAAATCTGCCGGCCTTTACATGACCTTTTGAAGAAAGATGCCTTTCAATGGGGTACAGCTCAAGACACTGCTTTTCAAACCCTGAAAACTGTGATGACCACTTGTCCTGTGCTCACATTACCAGATTTTCAGCATCCTTTCACCATTGAAGCTGATGCTTGTGGAACAGGCATTGGGGCAGTCTTAATGCAGAGGAGCAAACCCATAGCATTTTTCAGTCAGAGCTTGGGTCCGAAAGCAGCAGCACAGTCAGTCTATGAAAAGGAGGCCATGGCAATTCTGGAAAGCTTAAAAAAGTGGAGACATTACATTTTAGGCAACAAGTTGATCATTAAAACAGACCAACAAAGTCTAAAATATATGGCAACTCAGAGACTGGCAGAAGGGATTCAACACAAACTCCTGGTCAAATTACTAGAATTTGATTATGTCATTGAATATAAAAAGGGAAAGGAAaatgtggtagcagatgccttATCCAGAAGAGATGTCAAAGAACAAGGAAGTTGTAATAGCATGACACAAGTTGTTCCAGATTGGGTGGAAGACATTAAACTCAGCTATTTGGGAGATGCTGACAGCTCAGCCTTGCTACAGAAAGTAGCTGCAGATGTTTCTTCCACACCACAATATTCTCTTCAAGATGGATTATTGAAATACAAAACAAGATATTATGTGGGTACTGCAAATGGATTCAGGCAACAGCTACTGAACATTTTCCACTCTTCAGCTCTTGGTGGACACTCAGGGGTCAAAGCCACATATCACAGATTAAAAAGAAACTTTTATTGGCCTCACATGAGAAAAACCATAGAAGAATTTGTGAGCCAATGCCCAGTGTGTCAAGTGACCAAAATAGAACATATCCACCCACCTGGTCTGTTAGATCCAATTGAAGTAGCTCCTATGGCTTGGGCTCATATATCCATGGATTTTATTGAAGCTCTGCCAAAAGCTCAGGGAAAGGAAGTGATTCTAGTGGTTGTAGACAGACTAACAAAGTATGCTCACTTCATTCCTCTTTCACACCCATACAGTGTGCAGTCAGTCTTCCAAGCACTAATGGATAAGGTCATCAAATTACATGGCATCCCTATGGTCATTATCTCTGATAGAGATAGAATATTCACAAGTAAGTTATACAAGGAGCTGTTTCATGCTTTGGGAGTGGAACTAAGATTCAGCACAACAGATCACCCTCAAACAGATGGACAAACAGAGCGAGTGAATCAATGTCTCGAAGCTTATTTGAGAGGGATGGTTTTCCAGGAACCAAAACAGTGGATTAACTGGTTGCCATTGGCCGAACTATGGTACAATACTTCTTATCATACATCCTTGAAGTGTACTCCATTTGAAGCTTTATATGGCTATAAACCTCCACAAATTGGTGAATTCTCTATTCCAAACAATCTATCGACTGAAGCTCAGGTTACACTGGAAAGCAGAGAACAAATGGTGCAAAAACTCAAGGAAAACCTCTTGCAAGCTCAAAACAGAATCAAGTTCTATGCTGACATGAAAAGGTCAGAAAGAAATTTTGAAGTGGGTGACATGGTGTATCTAAAAGTCCAACCATACAGACAGAATGCTTTTGGCCTAAGAGGATCTCTCAAACTCAGATCCAAATTCTATGGACCTTTCAAAGTGCTACAAAAGGTGGGGAATGTATCATACAAACTCCACCTTCCAGACGAGGCTGATATTCATCCGGTGTTTCATGTCAGCCAATTGAAGAAGCATATTGGACATCGTGCGGTTCCTTTGCCCCATGTACCTCTGGTCACTCCGGAAGGATATGTTAAGACCTACCCAGTAGCGGTCCTCGACAGGCACATCATACAACGAAACAAGCAACCGGTCGGCCAATGTTTGGTTCAATGGGAGTGTTTAGCTCCAGACGATGCTACATGGGAAGATGCTACTTTTCTTAACAACCATTTTCCAGGTCATCGGCTTTTTCACCTTGAGGACAAGGCGATTCTCAAGAGGGCGGCATTGTTAGGGCCACGACCCCGCCTGACAGGAGTTACGGAACTGAAGAAGGAGCGAGCCACACTGAAGAGAAGACAACGATCTCAAGTTCAGAAGAAGGACGGTCCAGATCTCACGGTAACGATTCAAGACAGCATGGACGGTCCAGATCCGCAGGAGAGCAAGTTACCCCTGTTCCTCGTCAAGCTGCTGTCATTCTTGGGTTTTAACCCTCTGTAACGCTCTGGTGAAAAACTTGTAATATAAGCCCGTCGCACCGGCGAGGAGGGGAAGAAAAATAGATATCTCATTCGCATCTCTCTAGTGTAGACTTAGGGTTCGTCCTTACTTGTACCCAGACTCCTCCCCAATTCGGGGTATCTACCAGTAAAATCCCCTGATCCGAGACAATTTCGTCCAAATTCGTAGCTCTGGTTCGATTGATCATCACCAGGGCCTCACACTTCACCTTCGCACGCCGCCGACCTCCCAGAGGAGACGCCGCCACGACCTGCGCTAAACCCTAGGCATCAACCACCGTGCTCCCGTCCTCCGGTTCCTCCTGCGTTCGCCACCATGCGATCGCCTTCCTCCCTCAGGTTCATCTCCCCTCTTTTCTCTATTTGGTTCAAGACGGAGAGAATCAGATCAGGATAGAGAGACGGAGATGAGGATTGAGGCCATGGGATCCCTTTGTGGTTGCAACTTATACATGAGCTCAGTTTAGATCCCTTTGCTAGAAAAAAGAATGCTGCATACAACAATGATCTTATCTAGATTAATGGTTCTCTGATTATTCTTTTGATTCTGAGTCATCAATGTGTTTTTATTGTAGGTTCTTGTATGGAACATACCACCAAACCCCGATGAATCAGTTAGCAACCCTGTGGAACATTTCTTCCTTGTCAATCATCCTGATCATCATCTGAAACATCAGGTAATCACTAAATTTTGGAACATCTCCCATTTGAAGAATCATCTGCAAATTCAAATGTAAGGAAGTGTGCAGTGCAAGCAATTATCAAGGTAAATCTATTTCTCAATTATGTATTTTTACCACTTCATCAGGAGTGTAAACTGATACTATTTCCAACTACAAAGtgttggctgcccaggaagaaggaaGGTCAGTCCAGACATGACATTTAACTCTAATAATGGAGGTACGTAGTGCCTACTGCTCCCTTGTCCCTTGCTACCGGCTGGGGATGCTCGGCGGGCAGTCCCTGCTCTCATTTTCCTCCAGCCTCTGGTAACCCTCCTCCTCACCTGCCTTGCTGAAGCAGGATTCACATGTTAGTTTAGTTTGGAGGGATTTCCTGTGGTTGTGCGTGAATCCAGTGTTCACTAGGCTTGTATGTTTCATTCCTAATTTGCTAGCTCCTGCCTAAACACGCATTAGAGAATCTCATGTATGTAACAGAAGATACACAAATGTGGTTTTCTAGGGAGCATCAGGTACATCTTATGTGGGGATGAACCATCAGCTAAAGGGAGTgataggaaaatattttgttgaatgcAATGGGAAGGCGAAAAACGACACGCCTTGGCGAAGCAACTCTAAGATTCGGTAAGGCTAATCAAGTTTGCAATCAAATCCAAGAGCAGGGGCAGAGAAAAACATTAAAATACTTTTTAGGGCAGAGAAAAAGTTAAAATACTTTTTAGCTATTGATTGAAGTGACTGGTAATTAGTAGCAGGAGCAACAATTGTAGTAAGAACCTACCTAGGCATATTTTCTCTCTTTCCTATCACATGGCACATTGAATAACTTTACAGTACAAATACATTCACATATGTtattttaaattatcatgtcatggAGGTTCTCGTTATTTCGAATCTTTGGTCGGAACCTTCATTTTGTGTTATTAAATGCACATGGTATTCAGTTATCTCCATTATGGTGAGAAGACTTtgatcttgatatatcagatttaagCCTCCTACACCATAGGAGGTCCTCCTTTTGGTGATGTTCACTCATATGTCATTCTAAATTATCATGTCATGGAGGTGATGGGTATTTTGAATCTTTGGTTGGAACCTTCATTTTGCGTTAAATTCACATGGTATTCAGTTATCTCCATTATTGCCAGTAGCAATGCACAAGCACTTTCTATTAAATGCACATGCTATTTTCTTTTGTATCATGTCATTTTGTGGTCATTAACAATCAGATGGATGAAACTGATCTTGTTTTGTGCATCATGGATTTTCTCAACTGAATGAGTAGAAACATAAGTGTGTAATGTAGTAGCCCCTCTATTCCATTGTTATAAATATTATAGTTTTTCAATCTTCTGACCTGATCGTAACAGCTGTTTAAAAGGAAGTGATCACATCACTATTTAGATTTTACTTTTTTTTGTATGCTTAAACATAAGATTAGTTTGTCCCCTTTCTTTTTACCCTTCATGCTAACATAATAAATACATATTTGAACTGAATTGGTTGTATTACATATGCCACGAAGGATGTCGCCACTTGAAGCTCAATTTCCATCAGCCCCTCTTTTAATTCACTTGCATTGTTTCAGCTTTGCATTGTACTTCTTTGACGAATTACCTCATCCAATCGGCTTTAATTCGGAGCGTCAGTCTTACTAATTATCATTGCCTTAACTTTTCATATGAACCTCTTACAGGAAACAAGGACTCCTATTTGTCTGTAGTACTGCCCATGAGACTCAACCTTGTTTTACCTTAATTATCATGGTGTGCCTTTTTTTAGAATAGCTCACCATTTTGTTAGTGGCAATAAAATGCATCTTTAGGCACACCTATAGTGCACATGTGATGATGTACAGATGAAAGAAAGATCTTAGAAGCTGAGAAGCCGAGAGCTGGAGGAACAAGGAGAAGCTAAAAAGACAGAAGAAGTCAGAGCATGTGGAGCTGTTGGGCAAGCAGAGTTCTATCTGGGTATTTAGGTAGCTGAGGataaaagggaaaaggaaaatGTTGACGATATAGTTACTCAATGCTGAGAATGTTGCCTGCATACTTTGTTGCCTATATATCATTGGCTTTGTATTGATCCAGGCAAGAACAAATCAGACGGAACAAGTTTGCTACGGGTGGGTGTGCATCAAGCTGCTTCGTTGCCGGCAGCGAGTAATCTCACACATGTTTATGGCACATATGTACCAGGAAATTCAAATGGTACTACCCGATGTGCCTTTCATACGAAACAGTTTATGCTTATGGGTGTTCATCTTTGTTTCTGTATACAGCTTACGGCTTTTTTGTTGATCCCTTCCCTGTAGGTTCTGATCATACGTGCAAGGGGAATCAGGTAGGGCTTGATGCGCCTTTCATACGAAATGTTGATGAGAATTACCCAAGTAGTCCAGGTATGAGGCTGTGCGGATATAGTAAtcataattttcagtggcatcggCATGTTCTAATAAATAAGATGGGAAGTTCAGAATAATGTAACATCGGCATGTTCTAATAAATAAAATAAGAGAAGGTTGGGTATACTGAAGCAGACCCCTTATAATTATGAATGGTTTATAAAGTTGAAGGATGAAACTTGAACGAACACAATTCTGAGGTTTGTAAAGTGAAGCCAAAGACAAGTTCGAGGGGTAATGTGGACTTCTCTCAAACTATATTATTAGAGGACAATGAGGGTCTTGAAGACAATGAAAGCGATGAGTTTCTGCTGGTTTTGTTTTGTTGTAGGCAAAGTTCTTAATTATAATTATCAATGTGTTTGTTTTTCTTAAGGACGCAGTGACATGCAAGGCGAGGGAAATTGAAGCTAAAACATGCAGGACGGCCAGGAATGTGCCATTTTTTCTATGACAGCTTAGTGATTTTACCCTTTTTGTATTTTTTACATTGCTAGGTACAATAGTTTATATGAAATGATTTGTTAATGGCAGGGGGTGGTTCTTCAATCTTCAGGGAATCAAGTGGTAGCATCAGATGCTGACATGCATGGAAGGTAGCAGTATATGTATTTGTAGCAAATCATCATCGCCCATAAATAAATCATCTCTTGCCCGCTTCCTCTGTCCGGTTGTCAACTCAAATTGCTTTGGTTCACAAATTCGTTTCATCGTACATCTAGGTACACTAGAACTGAGAGACTACTTTCGTTGAATGGCTCGTGCGAGTAAACTGACAATAGTATTCATCCAAGATGCAGTAGTATATGTATCTTCATAGAGATGTAGATGCATAGATAGTTCAATAGTGCACATGTTCATTGACAGGGATGTAGATGTAGTATACAACCGAGGTTACATTGACAAGTTGGTCCATGATGCTCCCAGGAAAAAGAAAATATGATATATTTTTTCACACTATCATCCATAGTGAAACTTGTATTTAATATTTCTTTGTTTTGCAATGCTGAATATTTTGGGAACACACAGTAAGATGTAATCTACGGATTCACCAAATCAGCTTGAACATTGTTATCATGCTTCGTATGATTTGGTAATGATTTCAGAACTTGGAATGGGGCAAATAAAGTTGTAACCATGTACTATTCCTCACAAAAAAAAAACAGTTACTGTCGAGAGGTTTCATACTGACATTATTTCTTACCAACTAATGGTGCATTACTCCTGCCATGATAACAACAGCTAACTACTCCATGATCACAGCAGTAAACATTGATAAGAGTACAAGCATTGGAGGAGTACTCACCACGTTCGAGGAAGTCGTCATCATGGTGGTGGTGGTCGAGGAAGTCGTAGGTGCTGGTGGCATCATCACGGAGCAGGCACCATCTTCTCCTCGACTTAAAATGTAGTACTCCATGTACTCCCACTTGTTAACTTTCTGAAATGCAGATCCACTCCAAGAATGTGCTCTAAAATGGAAGTAACATGGAGTATACTCTAAAAATCAGTATGGTTTGAGCCCACTAGATCAATCAAAGTTCTCCAGCATGATAAAAAAATACTACAACATGAGTATTACGGCAGAATCAGTTTGGTTTGAGCCAAGCAAGAGTACTAAAATCCTGACAAAAAGAATACTACAACATGAAAAACATGATTTCAGAGATGTTGATTTCAGTACTTACAACCCATTGATAAACATGATTTTCAGAAATGTTGATTTCAGTTAAACTACAATATTTACTCCAAGCAAATACTCTAAGAAACAATACAAGTACTCCTACAGTACTGAAAGTACTCCTGTAGTACAAATACTCTAGGGGGAATGTACTCCTGTGAGTACTGAATTTACTAAATTCAGAGGCATCAAAATGCTCACACCCAAGTTCAGTCATCTACACATGGAGTAGTGCAACCGAGTGGTCTTTACCATGCCCGAATCGGCGAGTGGTAGTGGCAGCAGCAGCCTTTCCAATCTACTCCCGCGGCAGAGAGCAGTTCTTGACCACAATACATCTACATCCATATTCCATCCACATCAACAATCACAATCACAATCAGCTCCATAATCTCTCCTTGCCTTTCCCCGAATCCTAGGCTCTAGAGATTGGAAAGGTGTGGGGAAAATTAAGGATGATAACCTTGCAGGTCAAGCATGGGGAGCTCGACTTCGCAGCTGACCTGGGTGCAGGTGACAGGGCACTCGTAGCGGCGGAGGAGTACCAGCAGCGTCGGAGATGGCAACGTCCAACACGGCGCTCCTCCTTGCAGGTCGATGGCGGCGAGGAGCGCTAGCATCCGTCGCCGCCTTCCTCGAGCAGGACAAGGCCGTCGTGCCCGCGCTTCTCACGCTCCTACTCGACCTCGCTAAAATATCCAACTTTGGCTCGACTGTGGCGCTGAGGATGCAGGCGAGAGGGAGAGGTGACGCAGACGAGAAGGCCCGGCGGCGACGCCTGAGGAGAAGGGCGGCGACGCGGTTGATTCGCCGACGCGAGTGAGGGGGAGGTGCGTCGCCGACGCGGGATAGGGATTTGGTGGAGTGGGTGAGCGAGGGGAATGAGCGTGAAGAGGCGACTGGGTGAGTGGGTGAGTAAGTGAGCGAGGGGAAAAACCGGAAACCATAGAAATTTTGTAACGTTCCAAGAAATGTACTACAAAACCTTCTACATTCAAAGCACCAACATTTATTTTTGTTATCACTATATttaaaataatactccctctgtaaactaatataagaacgtttagatcactaaaatagtgttctaaacgctcttgtattagtttacagagggagtactaatttaGAAAATGCAGGAATGTGTCTGGCTATTATATTTTTTATGCTCTAGTGGAATGGTAAAGAATTATTTCGTCCGGTTAACACCATGAGTATTTTCCGTTGCACATTTTAAGTCCTTCAACATGAAGCTTCGTTACACGTTGCTTGTGCAAGATGTGTATATAAGCTAACGAAGAAGTTTTTATTATACTTACTCAAATATCATGTGAATCAAGCTAAAAACAACATTCCTGATATTTTGCGGGAATTAATTTTTTTTGAACATTGAAAACAACAGGAGTCTCCTACTTTATATATTACTCAAAATAAAGTACTGGGTAATTACATGGCCAAGAagcaaataaaaagaaaggaactaTGATTTACAGAGATAGGTTTGGGATGAAGCTATCAAGAAAGGAGACCAATTCAGGATTAACTCTGAATTTAAGATTTTCCAAGTTAGCTTTGAGTGCTCTTTTCCAATCATACAGGGATGCAGTAATCTTGTCAAAGTAGCATATGTTCCTTTGTTTCCAAATGTTCCAGGCGGCCGGGACTTTGATTGCATTGAACAATGGGCGTGGCCATGAAGACTTCACTGCATCAAACATCTCCTGAAGTTCCAAGTTGGTATCCCATTGAATATTGATGGAGTTCCAATAGACCGCACTGAA
This portion of the Triticum dicoccoides isolate Atlit2015 ecotype Zavitan chromosome 7A, WEW_v2.0, whole genome shotgun sequence genome encodes:
- the LOC119333900 gene encoding uncharacterized protein LOC119333900 — translated: MFDAVKSSWPRPLFNAIKVPAAWNIWKQRNICYFDKITASLYDWKRALKANLENLKFRVNPELVSFLDSFIPNLSLRFCSTFLGTLQNFYGFRFFPSLTYSPTHPVASSRSFPSLTHSTKSLSRVGDAPPPHSRRRINRVAALLLRRRRRAFSSASPLPLACILSATVEPKLDILARSSRSVRSAGTTALSCSRKAATDASAPRRHRPARRSAVLDVAISDAAGTPPPLRVPCHLHPDVLWSRTALCRGSRLERLLLPLPLADSGMSTFLEWICISES